In one Epinephelus lanceolatus isolate andai-2023 chromosome 19, ASM4190304v1, whole genome shotgun sequence genomic region, the following are encoded:
- the ssh1b gene encoding protein phosphatase Slingshot homolog 1 isoform X2 translates to MHLVVKPSHKPMLTVLPHFVEKAALTRREICRILSESFFMVKGAALFLQQGGSAQGPKTPTHHKHAGDLPQHLQVMFKILRSEDRIKLAVRLESGWSDRVRYMVVIYTNGHQDTEENIVLGMDFTDKDSKNCSIGMVLPLWSDTNIHLDGDGGFSVNTAGRSHVFKPVSVQAMWSALQVLHKACEVSRRFNYFQGGIALTWMAFYESCITSEQSCINEWNAMTDLESTRPDSPTMFVDRPTERERTECLIKAKLRTIMTFQDLENITSKEIRNELEQHMSCNLKEYKEFIDNEMLLILGQMDKPTLIFDHVYLGSEWNASNLEELRDCGVGYILNVTREIDNFFPGMFSYHNVRVYDEDATDLLAHWNDTYNFIVKAKKNNSKCLVHCKMGVSRSASTVIAYAMKEYGWSLEKAYNFVKQKRSIAQPNAGFMRQLAEYEGILDASKQRHNKLWRPGTDEEGSEDLQASGHCTGGEETPVLRGEEAWGGCGASPCRGMGLEMEPLDSLNYNYYFRRLSDSALDSEPSTPVRGPPLLGMERVFIEIEDVERDALLEDEGFPMAHLALPGEGTAAQTCGRLDPLEDMRLRLEISTLEEEDEEEAKKEEAEMAALAQTPGNSDGKRAGDEAERTEESRLGLANLNTNNSNRLAAKRSCPAAFDDSASTGNPLKVKPSYQSCKDCLRLPQGRRCDRPAGGRSHRLNPSRHCTVPTICIDPPGTNFASTPILQSLQTPAVVPPNLVQPCSHLYRCATCTPGVPPVPQTNHQKLISPMNCEETPPDHSSVETEDMDEPQGDGMGGEITREDAGGISATSAEGLELQPDGAVELQQQALAQLQMPGLGIEFGLELMRQRAEQLEKLPSLAMEGQLPVGPLP, encoded by the exons ATGCATCTGGTTGTTAAACCCTCACATAAACCTATGCTGACCGTGCTGCCTCACTTTGTGGAGAAAGCTGCTCTGACTCGGAGGGAGATCTGTCGCAT CCTCAGTGAGAGCTTCTTCATGGTCAAAGGAGCCGCTCTGTTCCTCCAGCAGGGCGGCAGCGCACAGGGACCAAAGACCCCCACCCACCACAAGCATGCAG GTGATTTACCTCAACACCTGCAGGTCATGTTCAAGATCCTCCGGTCTGAAGATCGCATTAAGCTG GCTGTACGGTTAGAGAGCGGCTGGTCAGACCGGGTGCGCTACATGGTCGTCATCTACACCAATGGCCATCAAGATACGGAGGAAAACATCGTCCTGGGAATGGACTTTACAGACAAGGACAG TAAAAATTGCTCTATTGGGATGGTGCTGCCACTGTGGAGTGATACCAACATACATTTAGACGGAGACGG aGGCTTCAGCGTGAACACGGCAGGGCGGTCACATGTCTTCAAGCCTGTGTCGGTTCAGGCCATGTG gtctgCTCTGCAGGTCCTCCACAAGGCATGCGAGGTGTCGCGCCGCTTCAACTACTTCCAAGGTGGCATCGCTCTCACGTGGATGGCCTTCTATGAGAGCTGCATCACCTCAGAGCAAAGCTGCATCAATGAGTGGAACGCTATGACCGACCTGGAGTCCACCCGGCCTGACTCACCCACCATGTTCGTCGACCG GCCGACTGAGCGAGAGAGGACAGAGTGCCTCATTAAAGCCAAGCTACGCACCATCATGACATTTCAAGACCTGGAGAACATCACCTCAAAGGAG ATCCGTAACGAGCTGGAGCAGCATATGAGCTGTAACCTCAAAGAGTACAAAGAGTTCATCGACAACGAGATGCTTCTGATCCTGGGTCAGATGGACAAGCCCACACTTATCTTTGATCATGTGTACTTG GGCTCTGAGTGGAACGCCTCCAACCTGGAAGAACTACGTGACTGCGG AGTGGGCTACATCCTCAATGTTACCAGAGAGATTGACAACTTCTTCCCAGGGATGTTCTCTTATCACAACGTCCGCGTGTACGACGAGGATGCCACCGACCTGCTGGCCCACTGGAACGACACCTACAACTTTATAGTCAAAGCCAA GAAGAACAATTCCAAGTGCCTGGTGCACTGTAAGATGGGGGTGAGCCGGTCTGCCTCTACAGTAATTGCCTATGCAATGAAGGAATACGGCTGGTCCCTGGAGAAAGCCTACAACTTTGTCAAGCAGAAACGGAGTATAGCTCAGCCGAACGCTGGTTTCATGAGACAGCTGGCAGAGTACGAGGGAATCCTGGACGCAAG TAAACAGCGCCACAACAAGCTATGGAGGCCTGGAACAGATGAGGAGGGATCAGAGGATTTGCAAGCCTCTGGTCACTGCACTGGTGGGGAGGAGACACCAGTGCTCAGAGGGGAAGAAGCCTGGGGAGGCTGTGGAGCCTCTCCTTGCAGGGGTATGGGTCTAGAGATGGAGCCTCTTGACTCTCTCAACTATAACTATTACTTCAGACGTTTGTCAGACTCTGCACTAGACAGTGAGCCCTCCACCCCGGTGCGGGGTCCCCCTCTGCTCGGTATGGAAAGAGTTTTCATTGAGATTGAAGACGTAGAGAGGGATGCCCTGTTGGAGGATGAGGGTTTCCCCATGGCCCATTTAGCCCTGCCTGGCGAGGGCACGGCAGCTCAGACGTGTGGGCGCCTCGACCCCCTGGAGGATATGAGGCTGAGGCTCGAGATCAGCACtttggaggaagaggatgaggaagaggccAAGAAAGAGGAGGCTGAGATGGCGGCCTTGGCTCAAACGCCTGGAAATTCGGATGGGAAGAGGGCAGGGGATGAGGCCGAGAGGACGGAGGAAAGCCGGTTGGGCCTGGCCAACCTGAACACCAACAACAGCAACCGCCTGGCCGCCAAGCGCAGCTGCCCTGCAGCTTTTGAC GACAGTGCTAGCACAGGAAACCCTTTAAAAGTGAAGCCCTCCTATCAGTCCTGTAAAGACTGCCTGCGTCTACCACAAGGGCGGCGCTGTGACCGTCCAGCAGGAGGCCGTTCTCACCGCCTTAACCCCTCCCGTCACTGCACTGTCCCCACTATATGCATAGATCCGCCCGGGACCAATTTTGCCTCCACCCCAATTCTGCAGTCCCTCCAAACCCCTGCAGTTGTCCCACCTAACTTGGTCCAGCCCTGTAGTCATCTGTACCGCTGTGCCACCTGCACCCCCGGTGTCCCACCTGTCCCGCAAACCAACCACCAGAAACTTATCTCACCCATGAACTGTGAGGAGACGCCTCCTGACCACAGCTCGGTGGAGACAGAGGACATGGATGAACCACAAGGGGACGGCATGGGAGGAGAAATAACGAGGGAGGATGCAGGGGGCATCAGTGCGACTTCGGCTGAAGGTTTAGAATTACAACCTGATGGTGCAGTGGAGCTCCAGCAGCAGGCACTGGCTCAGCTGCAAATGCCAGGACTGGGTATAGAATTTGGCCTGGAGCTGATGCGACAGAGGGCAGAGCAGCTGGAGAAGCTGCCAAGCTTGGCCATGGAGGGCCAGCTCCCAGTGGGGCCCCTGCCTTAA
- the ssh1b gene encoding protein phosphatase Slingshot homolog 1 isoform X1, whose product MALVTLQRSPTPSAASSASTTNSSAGEDFGSDDERKNNQSLSESFFMVKGAALFLQQGGSAQGPKTPTHHKHAGDLPQHLQVMFKILRSEDRIKLAVRLESGWSDRVRYMVVIYTNGHQDTEENIVLGMDFTDKDSKNCSIGMVLPLWSDTNIHLDGDGGFSVNTAGRSHVFKPVSVQAMWSALQVLHKACEVSRRFNYFQGGIALTWMAFYESCITSEQSCINEWNAMTDLESTRPDSPTMFVDRPTERERTECLIKAKLRTIMTFQDLENITSKEIRNELEQHMSCNLKEYKEFIDNEMLLILGQMDKPTLIFDHVYLGSEWNASNLEELRDCGVGYILNVTREIDNFFPGMFSYHNVRVYDEDATDLLAHWNDTYNFIVKAKKNNSKCLVHCKMGVSRSASTVIAYAMKEYGWSLEKAYNFVKQKRSIAQPNAGFMRQLAEYEGILDASKQRHNKLWRPGTDEEGSEDLQASGHCTGGEETPVLRGEEAWGGCGASPCRGMGLEMEPLDSLNYNYYFRRLSDSALDSEPSTPVRGPPLLGMERVFIEIEDVERDALLEDEGFPMAHLALPGEGTAAQTCGRLDPLEDMRLRLEISTLEEEDEEEAKKEEAEMAALAQTPGNSDGKRAGDEAERTEESRLGLANLNTNNSNRLAAKRSCPAAFDDSASTGNPLKVKPSYQSCKDCLRLPQGRRCDRPAGGRSHRLNPSRHCTVPTICIDPPGTNFASTPILQSLQTPAVVPPNLVQPCSHLYRCATCTPGVPPVPQTNHQKLISPMNCEETPPDHSSVETEDMDEPQGDGMGGEITREDAGGISATSAEGLELQPDGAVELQQQALAQLQMPGLGIEFGLELMRQRAEQLEKLPSLAMEGQLPVGPLP is encoded by the exons CCTCAGTGAGAGCTTCTTCATGGTCAAAGGAGCCGCTCTGTTCCTCCAGCAGGGCGGCAGCGCACAGGGACCAAAGACCCCCACCCACCACAAGCATGCAG GTGATTTACCTCAACACCTGCAGGTCATGTTCAAGATCCTCCGGTCTGAAGATCGCATTAAGCTG GCTGTACGGTTAGAGAGCGGCTGGTCAGACCGGGTGCGCTACATGGTCGTCATCTACACCAATGGCCATCAAGATACGGAGGAAAACATCGTCCTGGGAATGGACTTTACAGACAAGGACAG TAAAAATTGCTCTATTGGGATGGTGCTGCCACTGTGGAGTGATACCAACATACATTTAGACGGAGACGG aGGCTTCAGCGTGAACACGGCAGGGCGGTCACATGTCTTCAAGCCTGTGTCGGTTCAGGCCATGTG gtctgCTCTGCAGGTCCTCCACAAGGCATGCGAGGTGTCGCGCCGCTTCAACTACTTCCAAGGTGGCATCGCTCTCACGTGGATGGCCTTCTATGAGAGCTGCATCACCTCAGAGCAAAGCTGCATCAATGAGTGGAACGCTATGACCGACCTGGAGTCCACCCGGCCTGACTCACCCACCATGTTCGTCGACCG GCCGACTGAGCGAGAGAGGACAGAGTGCCTCATTAAAGCCAAGCTACGCACCATCATGACATTTCAAGACCTGGAGAACATCACCTCAAAGGAG ATCCGTAACGAGCTGGAGCAGCATATGAGCTGTAACCTCAAAGAGTACAAAGAGTTCATCGACAACGAGATGCTTCTGATCCTGGGTCAGATGGACAAGCCCACACTTATCTTTGATCATGTGTACTTG GGCTCTGAGTGGAACGCCTCCAACCTGGAAGAACTACGTGACTGCGG AGTGGGCTACATCCTCAATGTTACCAGAGAGATTGACAACTTCTTCCCAGGGATGTTCTCTTATCACAACGTCCGCGTGTACGACGAGGATGCCACCGACCTGCTGGCCCACTGGAACGACACCTACAACTTTATAGTCAAAGCCAA GAAGAACAATTCCAAGTGCCTGGTGCACTGTAAGATGGGGGTGAGCCGGTCTGCCTCTACAGTAATTGCCTATGCAATGAAGGAATACGGCTGGTCCCTGGAGAAAGCCTACAACTTTGTCAAGCAGAAACGGAGTATAGCTCAGCCGAACGCTGGTTTCATGAGACAGCTGGCAGAGTACGAGGGAATCCTGGACGCAAG TAAACAGCGCCACAACAAGCTATGGAGGCCTGGAACAGATGAGGAGGGATCAGAGGATTTGCAAGCCTCTGGTCACTGCACTGGTGGGGAGGAGACACCAGTGCTCAGAGGGGAAGAAGCCTGGGGAGGCTGTGGAGCCTCTCCTTGCAGGGGTATGGGTCTAGAGATGGAGCCTCTTGACTCTCTCAACTATAACTATTACTTCAGACGTTTGTCAGACTCTGCACTAGACAGTGAGCCCTCCACCCCGGTGCGGGGTCCCCCTCTGCTCGGTATGGAAAGAGTTTTCATTGAGATTGAAGACGTAGAGAGGGATGCCCTGTTGGAGGATGAGGGTTTCCCCATGGCCCATTTAGCCCTGCCTGGCGAGGGCACGGCAGCTCAGACGTGTGGGCGCCTCGACCCCCTGGAGGATATGAGGCTGAGGCTCGAGATCAGCACtttggaggaagaggatgaggaagaggccAAGAAAGAGGAGGCTGAGATGGCGGCCTTGGCTCAAACGCCTGGAAATTCGGATGGGAAGAGGGCAGGGGATGAGGCCGAGAGGACGGAGGAAAGCCGGTTGGGCCTGGCCAACCTGAACACCAACAACAGCAACCGCCTGGCCGCCAAGCGCAGCTGCCCTGCAGCTTTTGAC GACAGTGCTAGCACAGGAAACCCTTTAAAAGTGAAGCCCTCCTATCAGTCCTGTAAAGACTGCCTGCGTCTACCACAAGGGCGGCGCTGTGACCGTCCAGCAGGAGGCCGTTCTCACCGCCTTAACCCCTCCCGTCACTGCACTGTCCCCACTATATGCATAGATCCGCCCGGGACCAATTTTGCCTCCACCCCAATTCTGCAGTCCCTCCAAACCCCTGCAGTTGTCCCACCTAACTTGGTCCAGCCCTGTAGTCATCTGTACCGCTGTGCCACCTGCACCCCCGGTGTCCCACCTGTCCCGCAAACCAACCACCAGAAACTTATCTCACCCATGAACTGTGAGGAGACGCCTCCTGACCACAGCTCGGTGGAGACAGAGGACATGGATGAACCACAAGGGGACGGCATGGGAGGAGAAATAACGAGGGAGGATGCAGGGGGCATCAGTGCGACTTCGGCTGAAGGTTTAGAATTACAACCTGATGGTGCAGTGGAGCTCCAGCAGCAGGCACTGGCTCAGCTGCAAATGCCAGGACTGGGTATAGAATTTGGCCTGGAGCTGATGCGACAGAGGGCAGAGCAGCTGGAGAAGCTGCCAAGCTTGGCCATGGAGGGCCAGCTCCCAGTGGGGCCCCTGCCTTAA